TCACGTTTATTCTGAGCAGTAGCAGCATCAATCGGAGTGTTCGCATCATCAGAGTTTTCCGAATCAATGTTATTCAAAGTACTCTCTACTTGAGTAAATTTTGTATTTGGGGTAACATCTGACTGGCTATCATTTGTTCTTAATAACTCAGAAGGAATCAATTGGGCATAACTATTGCTTTCTACATAAGTGTTCTCTATTGGAGTAGACATGAAGAAAAACAAAATAATTGCTGCAGCAACCGCTACAGATGTTCTTAATAAAGAGCGACTTACCCTAATCTCAAACACTTCTGAATTTGGTAATCTTGTTTCACTGATTTCGTTATTAGGTTTTACAAGATCATCAAGTTTGTCTATTTCAAAAGAGCTTAATCCGTAAAGATATGGAGTGAGAAGTCCATCTTCGTAAGGTTTAAATTGCAAAGTATTATGAATTGTAAAAAACATATCACCAATGCCATGCATTTCAACTTTACCATCTCTATTCAGAACATAAACCAATTCATTTACAGCCTTTTCTACAAGCTTGGACGCATCCGAAAAGTCTGTGCAGTATGCAGTCATATAGGATTGAACAAGTAATCCATCATTCATTTTTAGTTGAGGATTAAAGCCAATAGTACGGGTAGGAGGAAGGAAAACGCCCTCATCTTCAATCCATTTGGCTGAAGTATAATGAGATACAAATCCCCCAAAACCGGGAATGATTACACAATCGTTCTCTAAGAGTAAAGCTTCTGTATGTTTTAGCAATTCAATCATATTGCAAATGTAACTCTTTTCTTGATTATAGCTTCATTTTAGCCAATTTTATTATCAACAAATTTTCAACACGAGTGCAATAAAGAATAGTTGAAACCGTTTACTAATTATAAAAGTTGGCAAGATGGAGTTACTTTTGTTTTTTTCGAATGAAGATTCGTTTCTTAAAAATTAATCTGATATCTTTGCCGCCATTAAAAAAATAATACTATCAAAATAAATACGAAAAATGAAAAATATTACATTTTTACTCTTCTTTTTCTTTTCTGTATTGACCCTTAATGCACAGTCACTTGATATGCTAAAAGGAATTAATGTGGACAATTTATCTGATACACAATTAGAAGGCATCATTTCAAAGATGAACGAACAA
The Bacteroides sedimenti genome window above contains:
- a CDS encoding SPOR domain-containing protein, with product MIELLKHTEALLLENDCVIIPGFGGFVSHYTSAKWIEDEGVFLPPTRTIGFNPQLKMNDGLLVQSYMTAYCTDFSDASKLVEKAVNELVYVLNRDGKVEMHGIGDMFFTIHNTLQFKPYEDGLLTPYLYGLSSFEIDKLDDLVKPNNEISETRLPNSEVFEIRVSRSLLRTSVAVAAAIILFFFMSTPIENTYVESNSYAQLIPSELLRTNDSQSDVTPNTKFTQVESTLNNIDSENSDDANTPIDAATAQNKRDQLKPKAIREVVIPKKVAEKKVVTTNSVQQTATKGSYHIIIASVMNRADAQEIVNNLKSKGYSGASYIEGTKRIRVSIMSFANDSEANTKLSQLKKNSNFKDAWVLTNN